One part of the Carassius gibelio isolate Cgi1373 ecotype wild population from Czech Republic chromosome B6, carGib1.2-hapl.c, whole genome shotgun sequence genome encodes these proteins:
- the igfn1.1 gene encoding immunoglobulin-like and fibronectin type III domain-containing protein 1.1 isoform X4, whose protein sequence is MMKKAKVLDPTAPGQGGLEILPLKRQGIKRRSKVPGVMITQYIEELPEGMTTPDFTRKPIALTIQEGKLAIFKAKVIGNPAPTVSWRRAKGEMNDPQKFQNKYDPTTNEHTLEIPKVSSAEADTYKCYASNEYGKAVCTVVLNIIEVGFKRDKELQMVEAAPAGDPRELRKMLRRGAGKKVEEKKEGDIDDSVWELLLSSEKKDYENICIQYGITDFRGMLKKLAQMKKEREEEQAQFIQYISNLKPIEVKSEDAATFELEMDLKDPNSRIFLYKDGVMIPFSKDVEGEIKHGLKQVGKKYIFTVNGLNPEDAGIYQVDVEGVNIFSTDFKIPPVEFALKIKEVTAQEREDAIFECVLTQPVSKITWTLKNTPLSNNEKYEITCSEDKLVHRLRIIDCMPLDAGIYTAIAGIKSSSAWLIVEADKDPATKGKKKARKTTQAGGGGEDLLKIAAEQAEKNKKEIAEALEAAKKLRAEREALEAEAKARAAAEAEAAKAAAQAATAAAAAAATKAAQDALAAAKAKGKSEPEAKAAAEAAARAAAAKAKASAEEEARKQAELKALSEGLSAEEAAAAGAAAAAAMNAQAAAAAASLGKAGAAGGAAAAVGAVFAAGATGTGEAGGAGGAGGAGGAGGAGGAGGAGGAGGAGGAGGADGAGGAGGAGGADGAGGAGGTGGADGAGGAGGAGGADGAGGAGGAGGADGAGGAGAAGGAGGADGSGGSGGEGGDGGDGGDKKRQKAGPLVPETVVGGGNPSDKEKPAGSGKPSGSGKPSGSGNPSGSGNPSGSGNPSGSDNPSGSGNPSGSGGASGSGDPPGPGKPPGPRGPSEGSTEATEEEKGAEDEKDESAKSGKRSGRKKQDPKVPETAVDPGVHFSAGLEDCKAIVGEAVELVCKLSSAECKGVWSKDGDEITASTEGMTISKDGVVHKLKIDKVTEEFAGKYRFEADGRKTECVIAVEDPPRFSAKEIEAFAKPTVVKHNQKATFKIPFVGREPFKVQWYKDGEELMPDSHCKIEVSETESRLLLTKLQRKDTGEIKIKVKNEFGTTEAISNLVVLDKPTPPLGPLEIVEASSNCIEVKWRPPKDNGGCPIKHYILERNQIGRNTWKKIGQIPGEAHYKDSDVDHGRRYCYRIRAETDEGISELMETEDVQAGTKAYPGQPSTPKVVSAFKNCINLTWTPPTNTGGTNILGYNLEKRKKGSNLWGQVNPADQPIQAKKYEVKDVVEGMEYEFRVSAINISGAGEPSISSEFVFARDPKKPPGKVIDLKVTDSTYTTLSLTWTKPKEEPGVQDEAKGYFVDVRPAENTEWDRCNTNAIIMTSYTVKGLKSMAMYWVRVIAVNDGGEGQPRELDNYILAMPPPVRPRFTDSKIKSFMVVRAGNSARFTVNFEASPWPDVIWLKDGIPVSKRVTISNAEGGSQILIPSADRSDTGIYTIVVKNVVGQETFSIEIRVTDEPKPPGPVELDENVPGTVTVSWEASPDEKRDDRLYYMVSKRDSSKRTWHTVADRIFNNRFTACNIMPGREYQFRVYSKNDIGLSAHSESPKWLITCKKEKFTLKIPESKTCNLESPPRFMVPLKIHTAPQGYECYMSCAVRGNPTPHVTWYHNNVSLNTDTNYYITNTCGVCSMLILRVGANNMGEYKVMAESPLGRAECTTNLTVRE, encoded by the exons ATGATGAAAAAAGCCAAGGTTTTAGATCCAACTGCTCCCGGGCAAGGCG GACTGGAAATTCTGCCTCTCAAGAGACAAG GCATCAAACGGAGATCCAAGGTTCCCGGTGTTATGATTACACAGTACATTGAGGAACTTCCAGAGGGGATGACAACTCCAGACTTCACACGTAAACCCATCGCTTTAACCATTCAAGAAG GAAAACTAGCCATTTTTAAAGCCAAAGTGATTGGAAACCCAGCACCCACTGTATCCTGGCGTAGAGCAAAAGGAGAAATGAATGATCCCCAAAAGTTTCAGAACAAATATGACCCAACAACTAATGAACACACTTTGGAG ATACCTAAAGTGAGCAGTGCTGAAGCTGACACTTACAAATGCTATGCCTCAAACGAATATGGAAAAGCTGTTTGCACTGTTGTCCTAAATATAATTGAAG tTGGATTCAAAAGGGACAAAGAATTGCAAATGGTGGAAGCAG CTCCAGCAGGTGACCCAAGAGAGTTAAGAAAGATGCTCAGGAGAGG TGCTGGCAAAAAAGTTGAGGAGAAAAAGGAAGGTGACATTGACGACTCTGTATGGGAATTGCTGCTGAGTTCTGAGAAGAAAGACTATGAGAACATTTGCATCCAGTATGGCATCACTGATTTCCGTGGCATGCTGAAGAAACTGGCCCAGATGAAGAAGGAAAGAGAAGAGGAGCAGGCACAG TTCATCCAATATATCAGTAATCTCAAGCCCATTGAGGTGAAATCTGAGGATGCTGCAACATTTGAACTGGAAATGGATCTCAAAGACCCCAACAGCCGCATTTTTCTGTATAAG GATGGTGTCATGATTCCATTCAGCAAAGACGTTGAAGGTGAAATTAAGCACGGTCTAAAACAAGTTGGCAAGAAGTACATCTTCACTGTTAACGGCCTCAATCCAGAAGATGCCGGAATCTATCAAGTGGATGTTGAGGGTGTCAATATCTTTTCAACGGATTTCAAGA TTCCCCCTGTGGAGTTTGCCCTGAAGATTAAGGAGGTGACGGCCCAAGAGAGAGAGGATGCCATCTTTGAGTGTGTTTTAACTCAGCCCGTTAGTAAGATTACTTGGACCCTAAAAAATACACCTCTctctaacaatgaaaaatatgagATTActtgttctgaagataaactggTCCACCGTCTGAGAATTATTGATTGTATGCCTTTGGATGCTGGAATCTATACTGCTATAGCTGGAATTAAGTCTAGCAGTGCTTGGCTGATTGTAGAAG CTGACAAAGATCCTGCAACAAAGGGAAAGAAGAAAGCCCGTAAAACCACTCAGGCAGGTGGTGGTGGTGAAGATTTGCTGAAGATAGCTGCTGAGCAGGCAGAGAAAAACAAGAAGGAGATAGCAGAAGCTTTGGAGGCTGCTAAGAAACTCCGGGCTGAAAGAGAGGCATTAGAAGCTGAAGCTAAAGCCAGAGCTGCTGCTGAAGCCGAAGCGGCAAAAGCGGCAGCTCAAGCGGCAACAGCTGCTGCAGCCGCGGCTGCTACTAAAGCTGCGCAGGATGCACTTGCCGCAGCTAAAGCCAAAGGTAAATCTGAGCCTGAAGCTAAAGCTGCAGCAGAAGCAGCTGCTCGGGCTGCAGCAGCTAAAGCCAAGGCCAGTGCTGAGGAGGAGGCCAGGAAGCAGGCTGAACTCAAGGCCTTAAGTGAAGGTCTGAGTGCTGAGGAAGCTGCCGCGGCAGGAGCTGCAGCAGCTGCTGCGATGAATGCACAGGCAGCTGCTGCGGCAGCAAGTCTTGGGAAGGCTGGTGCTGCAGGTGGTGCTGCAGCGGCGGTAGGAGCAGTATTTGCTGCAGGAGCTACCGGTACTGGAGAAGCTGGTGGAGCTGGTGGAgctggaggagctggaggagctgGTGGAGCTGGGGGAGCTGGGGGAGCTGGAGGAGCTGGTGGAGCTGGTGGAGCTGGAGGAGCTGATGGAGCCGGAGGTGCTGGTGGAGCCGGAGGGGCTGATGGAGCAGGAGGTGCTGGTGGAACCGGAGGGGCTGATGGAGCAGGAGGTGCTGGTGGAGCCGGAGGAgctgatggagctggaggtgctGGTGGAGCCGGAGGAGCTGATGGAGCCGGAGGAGCCGGAGCTGCTGGTGGGGCCGGAGGAGCTGATGGTTCTGGAGGAAGCGGTGGTGAGGGAGGAGATGGAGGAGATGGAGGAGACAAGAAGCGTCAAAAAGCAGGACCTCTTGTACCAGAGACTGTTGTAG GTGGAGGTAACCCATCAGATAAAGAAAAACCAGCAGGGTCTGGCAAACCATCAGGTTCTGGCAAACCATCAGGTTCTGGGAATCCATCAGGTTCCGGTAATCCATCCGGTTCAGGAAACCCGTCAGGTTCTGACAACCCTTCAGGTTCCGGTAACCCGTCTGGGTCCGGTGGTGCTTCAGGTTCTGGGGACCCACCAGGCCCAGGGAAGCCGCCAGGTCCCCGAGGCCCATCAGAGGGCAGCACTGAagccacagaagaagaaaaaggagCTGAAGATGAAAAGGACGAGTCAGCTAAATCTGGCAAGCGTTCAGGTCGTAAAAAGCAAGACCCAAAGGTTCCAGAGACAGCTGTTG ATCCTGGTGTTCACTTTTCTGCTGGGCTGGAAGACTGCAAAGCTATTGTGGGAGAGGCAGTTGAACTGGTGTGCAAACTTAGCAGTGCTGAATGTAAAGGTGTCTGGTCCAAAGATGGCGATGAG ATTACTGCCTCCACTGAGGGTATGACTATCAGTAAAGACGGAGTGGTCCACAAACTGAAAATTGATAAAGTAACAGAAGAATTTGCTGGAAAATATCGATTTGAGGCTGATGGGCGTAAAACCGAATGTGTGATTGCTGTTGAAG atCCACCAAGATTCAGTGCCAAGGAAATTGAAGCATTTGCAAAACCGACTGTGGTCAAACACAATCAGAAAGCCACCTTCAAAATTCCATTTGTTGGCCGTGAGCCATTCAAAGTCCAGTGGTATAAAGATGGTGAAGAGCTCATGCCAGACTCTCACTGCAAGATTGAGGTTTCAGAGACTGAAAGCCGCCTGCTTCTCACCAAATTACAGCGTAAAGACACTGgggaaataaaaatcaaagtcAAAAATGAGTTTGGCACAACTGAAGCCATTTCTAATCTAGTTGTACTTG ATAAACCTACCCCCCCACTTGGACCACTGGAGATCGTTGAAGCATCTTCCAACTGCATTGAGGTCAAGTGGAGACCACCAAAAGACAATGGTGGTTGCCCTATTAAACATTACATACTTGAGCGTAACCAAATTGGACGCAACACATGGAAAAAGATAGGCCAGATCCCAGGTGAAGCCCACTACAAAGACAGTGATGTTGACCATGGCAGAAGATACTGTTACCGTATCAGAGCCGAGACTGATGAGGGCATCAGTGAACTGATGGAGACTGAGGATGTGCAAGCTGGCACTAAAG CATATCCTGGTCAGCCATCTACTCCTAAAGTAGTCAGTGcctttaaaaactgcattaaccTGACATGGACCCCTCCGACCAACACTGGAGGAACCAATATTTTGGGTTATAACTTAGAGAAACGCAAGAAGGGCAGCAACTTGTGGGGCCAAGTCAATCCAGCAGATCAGCCAATCCAAG caaagaaatatgaagtaaaagaTGTAGTTGAAGGAATGGAGTACGAGTTCCGTGTATCTGCCATCAACATATCTGGAGCTGGTGAACCAAGTATCTCCTCAGAATTTGTGTTTGCGAGAGACCCCAAAA AACCCCCTGGTAAGGTCATTGACCTTAAAGTGACAGACTCCACCTACACTACCTTGTCCTTGACTTGGACTAAACCAAAAGAAGAGCCTGGTGTTCAGGATGAGGCCAAGGGATACTTTGTTGATGTCAGGCCTGCTGAGAACACAGAATGGGATCGATGCAATACAAATGCCATCATCATGACCTCCTATACTGTAAAGGGACTGAAATCAATGGCCATGTATTGGGTTAGAGTTATCGCCGTCAACGATGGTGGAGAGGGTCAGCCACGGGAGCTGGACAACTACATCTTGGCTATGCCTCCTCCAG TGAGACCGAGATTCACAGATTCTAAGATCAAGAGCTTCATGGTGGTCAGAGCTGGTAATTCTGCACGATTCACCGTCAACTTTGAG GCTTCCCCGTGGCCTGATGTCATCTGGCTTAAAGATGGTATCCCTGTGTCCAAACGTGTCACTATAAGCAATGCTGAGGGAGGCTCTCAGATCCTGATCCCATCTGCAGATCGCTCCGATACAGGAATCTATACTATTGTAGTCAAGAACGTTGTGGGACAAGAGACCTTCAGTATTGAGATTAGAGTTACAG ACGAGCCAAAGCCCCCAGGCCCCGTAGAGCTGGATGAGAACGTTCCAGGCACAGTGACAGTTTCCTGGGAAGCATCCCCAGACGAGAAACGCGATGATCGCCTGTATTACATGGTGAGCAAGAGAGACTCCAGCAAGAGGACCTGGCACACTGTAGCTGACCGTATCTTCAACAATCGTTTCACGGCCTGTAACATCATGCCAGGGAGAGAATACCAGTTCCGTGTGTACTCCAAAAATGACATTGGCCTGTCTGCCCATTCGG
- the igfn1.1 gene encoding immunoglobulin-like and fibronectin type III domain-containing protein 1.1 isoform X7: MMKKAKVLDPTAPGQGGLEILPLKRQGIKRRSKVPGVMITQYIEELPEGMTTPDFTRKPIALTIQEGKLAIFKAKVIGNPAPTVSWRRAKGEMNDPQKFQNKYDPTTNEHTLEIPKVSSAEADTYKCYASNEYGKAVCTVVLNIIEVGFKRDKELQMVEAAPAGDPRELRKMLRRGAGKKVEEKKEGDIDDSVWELLLSSEKKDYENICIQYGITDFRGMLKKLAQMKKEREEEQAQFIQYISNLKPIEVKSEDAATFELEMDLKDPNSRIFLYKDGVMIPFSKDVEGEIKHGLKQVGKKYIFTVNGLNPEDAGIYQVDVEGVNIFSTDFKIPPVEFALKIKEVTAQEREDAIFECVLTQPVSKITWTLKNTPLSNNEKYEITCSEDKLVHRLRIIDCMPLDAGIYTAIAGIKSSSAWLIVEADKDPATKGKKKARKTTQAGGGGEDLLKIAAEQAEKNKKEIAEALEAAKKLRAEREALEAEAKARAAAEAEAAKAAAQAATAAAAAAATKAAQDALAAAKAKGKSEPEAKAAAEAAARAAAAKAKASAEEEARKQAELKALSEGLSAEEAAAAGAAAAAAMNAQAAAAAASLGKAGAAGGAAAAVGAVFAAGATGTGEAGGAGGAGGAGGAGGAGGAGGAGGAGGAGGAGGADGAGGAGGAGGADGAGGAGGTGGADGAGGAGGAGGADGAGGAGAAGGAGGADGSGGSGGEGGDGGDGGDKKRQKAGPLVPETVVDPGVHFSAGLEDCKAIVGEAVELVCKLSSAECKGVWSKDGDEITASTEGMTISKDGVVHKLKIDKVTEEFAGKYRFEADGRKTECVIAVEDPPRFSAKEIEAFAKPTVVKHNQKATFKIPFVGREPFKVQWYKDGEELMPDSHCKIEVSETESRLLLTKLQRKDTGEIKIKVKNEFGTTEAISNLVVLDKPTPPLGPLEIVEASSNCIEVKWRPPKDNGGCPIKHYILERNQIGRNTWKKIGQIPGEAHYKDSDVDHGRRYCYRIRAETDEGISELMETEDVQAGTKAYPGQPSTPKVVSAFKNCINLTWTPPTNTGGTNILGYNLEKRKKGSNLWGQVNPADQPIQAKKYEVKDVVEGMEYEFRVSAINISGAGEPSISSEFVFARDPKKPPGKVIDLKVTDSTYTTLSLTWTKPKEEPGVQDEAKGYFVDVRPAENTEWDRCNTNAIIMTSYTVKGLKSMAMYWVRVIAVNDGGEGQPRELDNYILAMPPPVRPRFTDSKIKSFMVVRAGNSARFTVNFEASPWPDVIWLKDGIPVSKRVTISNAEGGSQILIPSADRSDTGIYTIVVKNVVGQETFSIEIRVTDEPKPPGPVELDENVPGTVTVSWEASPDEKRDDRLYYMVSKRDSSKRTWHTVADRIFNNRFTACNIMPGREYQFRVYSKNDIGLSAHSESPKWLITCKKEKFTLKIPESKTCNLESPPRFMVPLKIHTAPQGYECYMSCAVRGNPTPHVTWYHNNVSLNTDTNYYITNTCGVCSMLILRVGANNMGEYKVMAESPLGRAECTTNLTVRE; this comes from the exons ATGATGAAAAAAGCCAAGGTTTTAGATCCAACTGCTCCCGGGCAAGGCG GACTGGAAATTCTGCCTCTCAAGAGACAAG GCATCAAACGGAGATCCAAGGTTCCCGGTGTTATGATTACACAGTACATTGAGGAACTTCCAGAGGGGATGACAACTCCAGACTTCACACGTAAACCCATCGCTTTAACCATTCAAGAAG GAAAACTAGCCATTTTTAAAGCCAAAGTGATTGGAAACCCAGCACCCACTGTATCCTGGCGTAGAGCAAAAGGAGAAATGAATGATCCCCAAAAGTTTCAGAACAAATATGACCCAACAACTAATGAACACACTTTGGAG ATACCTAAAGTGAGCAGTGCTGAAGCTGACACTTACAAATGCTATGCCTCAAACGAATATGGAAAAGCTGTTTGCACTGTTGTCCTAAATATAATTGAAG tTGGATTCAAAAGGGACAAAGAATTGCAAATGGTGGAAGCAG CTCCAGCAGGTGACCCAAGAGAGTTAAGAAAGATGCTCAGGAGAGG TGCTGGCAAAAAAGTTGAGGAGAAAAAGGAAGGTGACATTGACGACTCTGTATGGGAATTGCTGCTGAGTTCTGAGAAGAAAGACTATGAGAACATTTGCATCCAGTATGGCATCACTGATTTCCGTGGCATGCTGAAGAAACTGGCCCAGATGAAGAAGGAAAGAGAAGAGGAGCAGGCACAG TTCATCCAATATATCAGTAATCTCAAGCCCATTGAGGTGAAATCTGAGGATGCTGCAACATTTGAACTGGAAATGGATCTCAAAGACCCCAACAGCCGCATTTTTCTGTATAAG GATGGTGTCATGATTCCATTCAGCAAAGACGTTGAAGGTGAAATTAAGCACGGTCTAAAACAAGTTGGCAAGAAGTACATCTTCACTGTTAACGGCCTCAATCCAGAAGATGCCGGAATCTATCAAGTGGATGTTGAGGGTGTCAATATCTTTTCAACGGATTTCAAGA TTCCCCCTGTGGAGTTTGCCCTGAAGATTAAGGAGGTGACGGCCCAAGAGAGAGAGGATGCCATCTTTGAGTGTGTTTTAACTCAGCCCGTTAGTAAGATTACTTGGACCCTAAAAAATACACCTCTctctaacaatgaaaaatatgagATTActtgttctgaagataaactggTCCACCGTCTGAGAATTATTGATTGTATGCCTTTGGATGCTGGAATCTATACTGCTATAGCTGGAATTAAGTCTAGCAGTGCTTGGCTGATTGTAGAAG CTGACAAAGATCCTGCAACAAAGGGAAAGAAGAAAGCCCGTAAAACCACTCAGGCAGGTGGTGGTGGTGAAGATTTGCTGAAGATAGCTGCTGAGCAGGCAGAGAAAAACAAGAAGGAGATAGCAGAAGCTTTGGAGGCTGCTAAGAAACTCCGGGCTGAAAGAGAGGCATTAGAAGCTGAAGCTAAAGCCAGAGCTGCTGCTGAAGCCGAAGCGGCAAAAGCGGCAGCTCAAGCGGCAACAGCTGCTGCAGCCGCGGCTGCTACTAAAGCTGCGCAGGATGCACTTGCCGCAGCTAAAGCCAAAGGTAAATCTGAGCCTGAAGCTAAAGCTGCAGCAGAAGCAGCTGCTCGGGCTGCAGCAGCTAAAGCCAAGGCCAGTGCTGAGGAGGAGGCCAGGAAGCAGGCTGAACTCAAGGCCTTAAGTGAAGGTCTGAGTGCTGAGGAAGCTGCCGCGGCAGGAGCTGCAGCAGCTGCTGCGATGAATGCACAGGCAGCTGCTGCGGCAGCAAGTCTTGGGAAGGCTGGTGCTGCAGGTGGTGCTGCAGCGGCGGTAGGAGCAGTATTTGCTGCAGGAGCTACCGGTACTGGAGAAGCTGGTGGAGCTGGTGGAgctggaggagctggaggagctgGTGGAGCTGGGGGAGCTGGGGGAGCTGGAGGAGCTGGTGGAGCTGGTGGAGCTGGAGGAGCTGATGGAGCCGGAGGTGCTGGTGGAGCCGGAGGGGCTGATGGAGCAGGAGGTGCTGGTGGAACCGGAGGGGCTGATGGAGCAGGAGGTGCTGGTGGAGCCGGAGGAgctgatggagctggag GAGCCGGAGCTGCTGGTGGGGCCGGAGGAGCTGATGGTTCTGGAGGAAGCGGTGGTGAGGGAGGAGATGGAGGAGATGGAGGAGACAAGAAGCGTCAAAAAGCAGGACCTCTTGTACCAGAGACTGTTGTAG ATCCTGGTGTTCACTTTTCTGCTGGGCTGGAAGACTGCAAAGCTATTGTGGGAGAGGCAGTTGAACTGGTGTGCAAACTTAGCAGTGCTGAATGTAAAGGTGTCTGGTCCAAAGATGGCGATGAG ATTACTGCCTCCACTGAGGGTATGACTATCAGTAAAGACGGAGTGGTCCACAAACTGAAAATTGATAAAGTAACAGAAGAATTTGCTGGAAAATATCGATTTGAGGCTGATGGGCGTAAAACCGAATGTGTGATTGCTGTTGAAG atCCACCAAGATTCAGTGCCAAGGAAATTGAAGCATTTGCAAAACCGACTGTGGTCAAACACAATCAGAAAGCCACCTTCAAAATTCCATTTGTTGGCCGTGAGCCATTCAAAGTCCAGTGGTATAAAGATGGTGAAGAGCTCATGCCAGACTCTCACTGCAAGATTGAGGTTTCAGAGACTGAAAGCCGCCTGCTTCTCACCAAATTACAGCGTAAAGACACTGgggaaataaaaatcaaagtcAAAAATGAGTTTGGCACAACTGAAGCCATTTCTAATCTAGTTGTACTTG ATAAACCTACCCCCCCACTTGGACCACTGGAGATCGTTGAAGCATCTTCCAACTGCATTGAGGTCAAGTGGAGACCACCAAAAGACAATGGTGGTTGCCCTATTAAACATTACATACTTGAGCGTAACCAAATTGGACGCAACACATGGAAAAAGATAGGCCAGATCCCAGGTGAAGCCCACTACAAAGACAGTGATGTTGACCATGGCAGAAGATACTGTTACCGTATCAGAGCCGAGACTGATGAGGGCATCAGTGAACTGATGGAGACTGAGGATGTGCAAGCTGGCACTAAAG CATATCCTGGTCAGCCATCTACTCCTAAAGTAGTCAGTGcctttaaaaactgcattaaccTGACATGGACCCCTCCGACCAACACTGGAGGAACCAATATTTTGGGTTATAACTTAGAGAAACGCAAGAAGGGCAGCAACTTGTGGGGCCAAGTCAATCCAGCAGATCAGCCAATCCAAG caaagaaatatgaagtaaaagaTGTAGTTGAAGGAATGGAGTACGAGTTCCGTGTATCTGCCATCAACATATCTGGAGCTGGTGAACCAAGTATCTCCTCAGAATTTGTGTTTGCGAGAGACCCCAAAA AACCCCCTGGTAAGGTCATTGACCTTAAAGTGACAGACTCCACCTACACTACCTTGTCCTTGACTTGGACTAAACCAAAAGAAGAGCCTGGTGTTCAGGATGAGGCCAAGGGATACTTTGTTGATGTCAGGCCTGCTGAGAACACAGAATGGGATCGATGCAATACAAATGCCATCATCATGACCTCCTATACTGTAAAGGGACTGAAATCAATGGCCATGTATTGGGTTAGAGTTATCGCCGTCAACGATGGTGGAGAGGGTCAGCCACGGGAGCTGGACAACTACATCTTGGCTATGCCTCCTCCAG TGAGACCGAGATTCACAGATTCTAAGATCAAGAGCTTCATGGTGGTCAGAGCTGGTAATTCTGCACGATTCACCGTCAACTTTGAG GCTTCCCCGTGGCCTGATGTCATCTGGCTTAAAGATGGTATCCCTGTGTCCAAACGTGTCACTATAAGCAATGCTGAGGGAGGCTCTCAGATCCTGATCCCATCTGCAGATCGCTCCGATACAGGAATCTATACTATTGTAGTCAAGAACGTTGTGGGACAAGAGACCTTCAGTATTGAGATTAGAGTTACAG ACGAGCCAAAGCCCCCAGGCCCCGTAGAGCTGGATGAGAACGTTCCAGGCACAGTGACAGTTTCCTGGGAAGCATCCCCAGACGAGAAACGCGATGATCGCCTGTATTACATGGTGAGCAAGAGAGACTCCAGCAAGAGGACCTGGCACACTGTAGCTGACCGTATCTTCAACAATCGTTTCACGGCCTGTAACATCATGCCAGGGAGAGAATACCAGTTCCGTGTGTACTCCAAAAATGACATTGGCCTGTCTGCCCATTCGG